ttctgaccttaaagtctctgagttaTTCTCCAGCTGTTCTCCAGACTCCTTCAAACACATCTGTCACTTTGAGAAAATTCTTCTTCTGTTAAAGTAGagtattttcacagttgtgggaaagaACTAATGCTGGAGGAGACAATAAAGATCTGGATTGTCTGAGCTGTGCTCTGTGCAAGTatgcagtgggggagagggaatttTATTTAGAGAACGTTGTGTGTATCACCAACTGAAGAAGAACATTTCTGAGGGAGCCCTTTGCTTGAGTTTTGACAGCATATCACTGGCGCGCACAAGGATTTTGCTGGTCAGGCTGATGAGGAAAAGGTGGATTTGAAAGAAAAGTGACTGGGAGTAGTATTTGTATGCTTAACTTTCAAACACTGTTGGGGCCAAATATTTCCATTACTTTTATTGAGACACCAGGATGTATCTAaaagcagaatttgatccttTATGTCTCATACCGTCAATTCTCCATTGTTTACGCAATAGAGAGAACTCGCAGAAATAAATACTAATGTTTACACTAACTGGCTGTATTGTTTTTGCAGGTAGAACCCAACTACACAGAATATCCAGACTATCCATTTGATTATGACAAAATTACATCACCATGTGACAAGGGGGAAGTCAGAAACTTCACAAAAGTATTTTTGCCAATTGCATACTCAATTATATGTGTCTTGGGCTTAGTGGGTAACATCTTTGTAGTAATGACCTTTGCTTTATATAAAAAAACCAAGTCTATGACAGATATATACCTCTTTAACATGGCCATAGCAGACATATTGTTTGTTCTCACTCTTCCATTCTGGGCAGTGAATTATGCTGCTGAAAAATGGATCTTTGGTGACTTCATATGCAAAATTACCAGAGGTATTTATGCAATCAACTTTAATTGTGGTATGCTGCTCTTGGCCTTTATCAGTATGGACCGATACATTGCTATTGTACAGGCAACAAAGTCATTTAAACTTCGGGCTAGAACGCTAGCATACAGTAGACTGATCTGTTTGGTTGTATGGGTATTGTCAATTTTAATTTCCAGTTCCACTTTCATATTCAGTCAAAGCTACAGCCACTCCGTCCATGAAACAAACGAGATTTGTGAACACAGATCCAATACCGAGACAAAAGGCACTACGTTGAAATTATTGCTGCTGGGTATGCAACTTCTATTTGGATTTTTTATCCCTCTGCTGTTTATGGTATTTTGCTATGCATTCATTGTCAAAACCTTGGTGAAAGCTCAGAATTCCAAAAGAAACAAAGCAATATGTCTGATTGTATTAATTGTGATTGTTTTCCTGGTTTGTCAAGTACCATATAACATGGTTCTTCTTGTGACTGCCACAAATATGGGTAAATTGATTAAACCGTGTGATAGTGAAAAGCAAATAGCCTTTGCGAAGTACATTACAGAAGCCCTGGCCTTCTTCCATTGTTGTTTGAACCCAGTGCTCCACGCTTTTGGGGTGAAATTTAGAAGTTACTTTGTGAATATGATGAAGGATCTGTGGTACCTGAGATACAAGAAATACAAGACCAAGAGTTCAAGGATAAGTTCTGATACCTATCACTCAAGGCAGACAAGTGAAATTATGAGTGACAATGTGTCATCCTTTACTATGTAATATGATGTCAACATTATTATGAAGGAGCTTTGATTATATTCATCCACCAATCCAAATCAATCTCATTATTCATGTCACAGCTAGTGATTTTGACTTTCCAACACCCTAATTAATATTTCCTATGATCTATAGCTCCGTCCATCAAAACAATTAACATAAACAGAAGAATGACACGACTATGGAAAACTCGTATTAATCACTGTCTAGCTAATATTTATGCTGTTTTCAAATACAGGCACTTAAAATTCTCCAGAGAGCTAAATTTATCAAGCAACTTCCTTGATTCTAATGAAAAATTGCAAGTTTGATTTGAACATTGCCTTAgtattttggttttaaaacagGGCTCATTTCAGCTATCTCATATTATAACAACAATTTTAAAAGAATCAAAAGGGCAAATTCACCACCAGCCCAACTCCATTTATACTtatgttattattaattatttatattgcagtagtgtctCGAGGTCCTAAGACtgggacccctttgtgctagcattgtacatacacatagtaagagacagtccccgcACCAACGAGCTTGCATTCTGAATAGCCAAGACAGACAGAGACTGGGAACGGacatgctcaaggtcacataACAAGTCTGTGGTAGAATGGTCTCCTGAGACCCCATGCAGtccagtgccctaactactgacTGCTGCCTCCCTATATAGTTGTGCCTTCTTGAATTGTCCACAGCCAATACTAGCATGGCTACTGAAGGGaatagtatatatatttttaaaatacacacagaAAGGTTTTGTAACATCTCCTCAGTTTTTATCATCTGTGGAACAGAAAGTAAGGTTTATTTGAGAAGAAGAGTTATTTTCCTGATTTGGCAGTGGAACTTCAGACACCTCTGAAACTGACCATTTTGTAAATTTGTCCTTGAGAAAGAGAAATATTCAGAATGGTGTTTTAGCCTATTTGCtttattaaatgaaattttaaattcaCATGAGTGCTTTCTGTTTTTCATTGAAGATGGACTAACAGGGCAGTATTTGGCTCACTTGATActctgatattttattttattggacaAACAGTGACATGGAGAaaaatcctgaagtcttttctcAGTATTTATTAGGCATTAAAATTCCTGTTGGGCTCAATTGTGCTACCTGCTAAACTgatgcaaatctggagtaactccacagtCTTCAGAAATTGATAcgattgagagcagaatttggctcattgacTGCAATGTAAAGTCTGCCGGAGTTAatactgagtaaggacttcagtatTTGACCCGTTATGAATAAAGCTTGAATACTTATACAATAAACTGTAAGAATTATTAGTCAGTGCTGGAGGCATACAGTACAACCTAATCATGATCCAGCATTAAACTGGGATATATCTGTTATGTAATTTAGCTTTTTTCACATTTTATATTTACACAAGATTTCAGCAATAAAGATTCAGGATGGAACTTAACTGATCTTTTAAATTATGCACAACACTcagaaaaatatgtaaatagCACAGCTACCTTAAAATGGTTGTTAGAGTTTCTTTAATACTTCTGTTTGGTTAATTAAAAGTTCTGTTTGTTATGGGAGCTCATAAAATTGTAACAGAGGTCAGAAGAGAACCAGAGAAGAAGTCCCACCCCTTCATAAACAGGATTGGTAGGAGAATATTCTAGACAGGAACTTGGAATCTTTGAGGGAATGATTTTGGTTCTGAAGTATAGCAGGCAATCAATTTCAGTCTGAAATGGAGGATGGGGGGCAAAGTGTAGAAAGGAGCAAAAGCAACTGCTTTGCTTCAATCTCTACAAGCACAGCTCCTTTGCAGAACAGCTGAAATGTGGGGAAGTGACTAGCTAGATCCCCATAGGTGTCTGGGGAATAGTTTCTGCATTTGGACTGTTCCCTTCTCAGATTAGTATAAGTTTTGGCTTTGGCAGAGTAACTACCCTTGCATGATTTTAACTGGCTGCAGAAGGGGGAAGCAGATTGGAGCCAGCAGAGTGCCTGCCAGTGGCAGCATGACAGGGCCAAGAGCTGTACTGCTGGTGCTGATGGGGTACTGAGGGAGAACACAGATGGGACATGCTACATGGGGACTGTTCTCATTAGAGCAATTCATCGATGTTTGTAAAGTAGTTTGAGATTTCCAGATATAAATATTAAGTCTATTtttttcttaagaacataagagtggccatactgggtcagaccaaggtccatctagcccagtatcttgtcttccaacagtggccagtgccaggtgccccagagggaatgaacagaacaggtaatcaagtgatccatcccctgtcgctaattcccagcttctggcaaacagggtagggacaccattcctgcccatcctggctaatagccattgatggacctctcctccatgaatttatctagttcttttatgaactctgttatggtcttggctttcacaacatcctctggcaaggagttccacaggttgactgtgcgttgtgtggggggaaaaaattccttttgttttaaacccgctgcctattaatttcatttggtgacccctagttcttgtgttatcagaagtagtaaacaacacttccttatctactttctctacaccagtcataattttatagatacCAGTCTGATTTTTCTGACTCTCTCTTCAAATTTGGAAATTAGATCCGGCTTTTATTGTTAATTAACTGTAAATTATACAAACATCatacaaaaatacaaatattatatatataacgGGAGTGGTAGGAGAatattatatatagatatagatatagatagatagatttaccTATAAATAGCAAAGCATTCTTACTAGTAGAAATTCCAGCAAATAAAAGTTTGATAACAGATTGGCAGAAAAATAATACAGTTCCGTCTTCATTATCCTAATGTTAAATAGCTGAAACAGGGTCACTTGATTACATTGAAAATTCCTCATTCATTTTAAAAGCTCTATTATAAAGCCTATTCAATGTTTCCTCCTTCCCCTATCATTAGATACAAGATTTTGAACTGTATTTTGCTGTTTATAGtagaaaatatcatttaaaatgtgtttaatattACTTCTATGATTTTTGCAAAGACACTCGAAGTAAGCggtgcctggctggagcccgcaccccaaacccctcctgcaccccacaccccaaccccatgccctgagccccctcccgcactcctcacccctcctgcaccccaggcccctgccctgagcccccttccgcacccagCACCCCTCACCCTGAGCCCATTCCTGCACACCGCAACCCCTCCcataccccgcactccctcccacaccccaaccctacATTCATGGGCCTGCATACAATtgccccacccagatgtggccctcgggccaaaaagtttgccctcccctgtccTATAGCTccgtggttagagcactctcctgagataGGTTTGATCCTTTTCCCCCTTCAGGCAGAGGACTGaactgaatctgggtctcccacatcctaggtgagtgctctaagcACTGTGTTAAGAATGATAAGGGAGGCACTACCATCTCCTCCTCTGGCCAGATTCTGAATGTGGCCCAATTTGGGAATGGGCCCCACAGGTAAAATACATATTTGCCCACCTTTCTTTCCCCAGTTTTTGAATTGCACTGGGATTTAGGCAGGAGCCAGGCAACAGGACAGAAATGTAGGTACTTAAGGAATTTTTATCCTGGAAATCTAGGTACTGGGTGAGTTTAGACACATACGGGGTTAGGTGGCAACCAAGCAGGAGTCTTGTGGATCTCACTGGCTCCTGAGATTGGTACTTAGGGGCCTAAATCATGCACTGAGGCACGTAAGGCCCATTATGGATCTAGGCCTCCCTCATTCCCACACAGGAGCTACTCATATTACTAGTAACAgtaagggagggagagcagcctcTGTGGGGCCATTGCACCATCTTCCACAGAAATAGCTGAAGAGTAGGGGCCAGCAAGAATCATATCATGGTCTGTGATCTGCTCCTGCATCAGTGCAACTACATGCTGGCCCTTCGTcagggcttgtggcaaagccacaatTTAACTGTATATTGCCACTTAGCCAAGAGTAGCTGCTCCAGAAACAGGTATTTTACGTTGCTAGCTTGTTTTGCTAGATTTGTTTTAGctttctcttcatttttttcacCCAGCACATTGTTTACCAGTTTATATTATACATTAAAGGCAATCATTAGAGGTGTGAGTGCCTCTTATGTAATGCTAAGTGCTTTCAGTTGCCACTTAGCCAATGAGAATGAGGGCACTCGTTCTACCTCTCAGCAGGCACTTGTTACCATGCAGTAAAGAGTTATATTCTGGTTCTTCTATTCATGATAAAAAGAAGGATCATATAATTATATGAAATAGAGGAAGTAACTATGTCCTATATACACTTACTTATTAAAATTGTATAGGACAGCCAAGACTGAAACATGATGATATAGCACCTTGTCTCAAGCCTACCACAATGCTTCTTTGCATTAAAGCTGTAATTGAA
This genomic window from Emys orbicularis isolate rEmyOrb1 chromosome 3, rEmyOrb1.hap1, whole genome shotgun sequence contains:
- the LOC135876857 gene encoding C-C chemokine receptor type 6-like — protein: MDGVEPNYTEYPDYPFDYDKITSPCDKGEVRNFTKVFLPIAYSIICVLGLVGNIFVVMTFALYKKTKSMTDIYLFNMAIADILFVLTLPFWAVNYAAEKWIFGDFICKITRGIYAINFNCGMLLLAFISMDRYIAIVQATKSFKLRARTLAYSRLICLVVWVLSILISSSTFIFSQSYSHSVHETNEICEHRSNTETKGTTLKLLLLGMQLLFGFFIPLLFMVFCYAFIVKTLVKAQNSKRNKAICLIVLIVIVFLVCQVPYNMVLLVTATNMGKLIKPCDSEKQIAFAKYITEALAFFHCCLNPVLHAFGVKFRSYFVNMMKDLWYLRYKKYKTKSSRISSDTYHSRQTSEIMSDNVSSFTM